A genomic stretch from Gardnerella leopoldii includes:
- a CDS encoding PfkB family carbohydrate kinase codes for MTEREQQILTWIQQNPMISQQELANLAGITRSGVAAHISNLIRKGYLRGKGYIVTPPSYVTVVGGISMDVLGIACGDLMDYTSNASHVRYMLGGVGRNIAVALERLNIRTSMVSVYGGDHNGELFRIDAAANGLDIGYAKQLPESMTASYMYVGDASGQRLLALDDMSIYDHMTPDFLRERMSIIENADILVLDTNIPQKSIEWLCDRYRRPIVVRAVTDAKAPRVLSRLSRIDTLILDTAESQALTGINAVDERSAIRCANVLLKRGVKRVFVNAGRAGVAYGVADEGVSFYPVPVKRVQRMMLTRGNSNAGVKAVGNDNGSSDAATAALIYARYNEFDSSKTGRFAVAAAALNTESMQPVHESFNPELISQRMTNIHEHA; via the coding sequence ATGACTGAACGCGAACAACAAATCTTGACTTGGATTCAACAAAACCCGATGATTAGCCAGCAGGAACTTGCAAATCTCGCAGGAATTACTCGTTCAGGTGTGGCCGCTCATATTTCCAATTTAATTCGCAAAGGCTATTTACGAGGTAAGGGATATATTGTTACTCCTCCAAGTTATGTGACTGTTGTTGGCGGAATTAGCATGGATGTTCTTGGCATTGCTTGCGGAGATTTGATGGATTATACGTCTAATGCCTCCCACGTGCGCTACATGCTAGGCGGTGTTGGAAGGAATATTGCAGTCGCGTTGGAGCGTCTTAATATTCGCACAAGCATGGTTTCTGTGTACGGTGGCGATCACAACGGAGAGCTTTTCCGCATTGATGCTGCTGCAAACGGCTTAGATATCGGTTATGCGAAGCAACTTCCTGAGTCGATGACTGCTTCGTACATGTATGTTGGTGACGCTTCTGGTCAGCGTTTGCTTGCTTTAGACGATATGAGTATTTACGATCACATGACTCCCGATTTTTTGCGTGAGCGCATGTCTATTATTGAAAATGCTGATATTTTGGTGTTGGATACTAATATTCCGCAAAAGTCAATTGAGTGGCTATGTGACCGTTATCGCCGTCCTATTGTTGTTCGTGCAGTTACGGATGCAAAAGCTCCTCGAGTGCTTTCTAGATTGTCTCGTATTGACACTCTTATTTTAGATACTGCTGAATCGCAGGCTCTAACTGGCATTAATGCTGTTGACGAGCGTTCTGCAATTCGCTGTGCGAATGTGCTTTTAAAGCGTGGAGTAAAACGTGTATTTGTAAATGCCGGTCGCGCAGGAGTTGCTTATGGTGTTGCAGATGAGGGAGTGTCGTTCTATCCTGTCCCAGTTAAGCGAGTCCAGAGAATGATGCTAACTCGCGGAAATAGCAATGCTGGTGTTAAAGCAGTTGGCAACGACAACGGTTCTAGCGATGCTGCTACTGCGGCGCTTATTTACGCGCGATATAACGAATTTGATTCTTCAAAAACTGGCAGATTTGCGGTTGCTGCTGCAGCTTTGAATACTGAATCTATGCAGCCTGTACATGAGTCGTTTAATCCAGAACTTATTTCTCAACGCATGACGAATATTCATGAGCATGCTTAA
- the uriH gene encoding uridine-preferring nucleoside hydrolase UriH, producing MTSIILDCDPGHDDAMAILLAVGNPSIDLLGVTTVGGNQSLEKVTYNARATLEIAHATNIPVHAGCDRPMVRPLKVAAAVHGETGLDGANIPVPTKPLDKGHAVNWIIDTIMSHEPGTITLVPTGPLTNIAMAVRMEPRIVSRVKEVVLMGGGYHSGNCSAVAEFNIKTDPEAAHVVINENWRVTMVGLDLTHQALCTLEIQKKINSIGTPVSKFACDLMDYFRKAYKNNQDFVDPPVHDPCTVAYLIDKSVISTRRCPLDVEINSDLTLGMTVADLRGTEPSEEECHTQVATKLDFDKFWNLIIDAIKRIG from the coding sequence ATGACTTCCATCATCCTAGATTGTGACCCTGGTCATGACGATGCGATGGCAATTTTATTAGCTGTTGGCAATCCTAGTATCGATTTGCTCGGCGTAACTACGGTTGGTGGAAATCAAAGCCTAGAAAAAGTAACATACAATGCTCGAGCAACTCTAGAAATAGCTCATGCAACTAATATTCCAGTTCATGCCGGATGCGACCGTCCTATGGTTCGTCCTCTAAAAGTTGCTGCTGCTGTTCATGGAGAAACAGGATTAGACGGAGCAAATATTCCAGTGCCAACTAAACCTTTGGATAAAGGGCATGCTGTTAACTGGATTATTGACACAATTATGAGCCATGAGCCTGGCACAATTACGCTTGTACCAACTGGACCTCTTACGAATATTGCTATGGCTGTGCGAATGGAGCCTAGAATTGTCAGCCGCGTTAAAGAAGTAGTTCTTATGGGTGGCGGCTATCATAGTGGCAATTGTAGTGCTGTTGCTGAGTTTAATATTAAGACGGATCCTGAAGCTGCGCATGTTGTGATTAATGAAAATTGGCGAGTTACGATGGTCGGCTTAGATTTAACTCACCAAGCTTTGTGCACTTTAGAAATACAGAAGAAAATTAATTCTATTGGAACGCCTGTTTCTAAATTTGCTTGCGATCTTATGGATTACTTCCGTAAAGCTTATAAGAATAATCAAGATTTTGTTGATCCTCCAGTGCATGATCCTTGCACAGTCGCTTATTTGATCGATAAAAGTGTTATTAGCACAAGGCGTTGCCCACTTGATGTTGAAATAAACAGTGACTTAACTCTTGGCATGACCGTTGCAGATTTGCGTGGTACTGAACCTTCTGAAGAAGAATGCCATACGCAAGTTGCTACAAAACTTGATTTCGATAAATTCTGGAATTTGATTATAGATGCGATTAAGCGCATTGGATGA
- the uriT gene encoding uridine transporter UriT, with protein MAEVESPTFSTRMLDKGGRSVLALMVAFLAAIFAFQLNVSMLSPVLTTMSKELHTTDTQIALTQTIFFTAAALFSLFLPRLSDLIGRKKVLSGILISTLFGSIISALAQDVNMLMLGRILQGASGPVLPMCLIMLRVRVQQEKSYAKLMAILSSVNGGIAGFDALLGGWLASKYGFRSVFWIMASIAAIAVIMIIVLADESRSDATSRMDWLGVVTLGIAFLAIYLSINELSNKLAKSNWLMVLILVLVAVLFFAIFWKIEVLSAAPLVSTTYMKQRRTWGLLLCTLLTMTGVFALINGVVIKLANDSKFGANIGTNMVSFVTLTPYAIIGLLFGTISGVLAANYGYRLVLRIGIAFSMICVAFGVYVAYMPSAWALVLFSVWVGVSYSGMANIMLNGLGIVLSPKDNPGYLPGMNAGAFNLGAGLSFAILYAVMTNVASLSGVTCGYAAAMVAGVVLLAFALACSFLIPDPKAADK; from the coding sequence ATGGCTGAGGTTGAATCTCCAACATTTTCTACGCGTATGCTAGATAAGGGTGGACGTTCCGTTTTGGCGTTAATGGTGGCGTTTCTTGCTGCTATCTTTGCGTTCCAGCTAAACGTTTCTATGCTTTCGCCAGTATTGACGACGATGTCAAAAGAACTTCATACTACAGATACTCAAATCGCTTTAACGCAAACAATATTCTTTACTGCTGCAGCATTATTTTCGCTATTTTTGCCGCGATTGTCTGATCTAATTGGGCGTAAAAAAGTACTTTCCGGAATTCTTATCTCAACTCTTTTTGGAAGCATTATTTCTGCGCTAGCTCAAGACGTTAATATGCTTATGCTTGGGCGTATTTTGCAAGGTGCTTCCGGTCCTGTATTGCCAATGTGCTTAATTATGTTGCGCGTGCGCGTACAGCAAGAAAAAAGTTACGCAAAGTTGATGGCAATATTAAGTTCCGTAAATGGCGGTATTGCTGGATTTGATGCTTTATTAGGTGGTTGGCTTGCCAGTAAATACGGATTCCGTTCTGTTTTCTGGATTATGGCTTCAATCGCAGCTATTGCTGTTATTATGATTATTGTTTTAGCTGATGAATCTCGCTCGGATGCTACTAGCAGAATGGATTGGCTAGGAGTTGTAACGCTCGGAATTGCGTTTCTTGCAATATATCTTTCTATTAATGAACTTAGTAATAAACTAGCTAAATCTAACTGGCTTATGGTGCTTATTCTTGTGCTTGTTGCTGTGCTGTTTTTCGCAATATTCTGGAAAATCGAAGTTTTAAGCGCGGCTCCGCTGGTTTCTACAACATATATGAAGCAGCGTCGTACATGGGGTTTGCTTTTGTGCACTTTATTGACAATGACTGGCGTGTTTGCTTTGATAAATGGCGTTGTGATAAAGCTTGCTAACGATAGTAAGTTTGGTGCAAATATTGGCACAAATATGGTAAGTTTCGTAACTCTTACTCCTTACGCAATTATTGGGCTATTGTTTGGCACTATTTCGGGCGTGCTTGCTGCAAATTACGGGTACAGGCTTGTGTTGCGTATTGGAATTGCGTTTAGCATGATTTGTGTTGCTTTTGGTGTGTATGTTGCTTATATGCCGTCTGCTTGGGCTTTGGTGCTGTTTTCAGTGTGGGTAGGTGTGAGCTATTCTGGCATGGCAAATATTATGCTTAATGGCTTAGGTATTGTGCTTTCTCCAAAAGATAATCCGGGATACTTGCCGGGTATGAATGCTGGAGCTTTTAATTTGGGAGCCGGCTTAAGTTTTGCAATTTTGTATGCTGTGATGACGAATGTTGCGTCTTTGAGTGGCGTAACATGCGGATACGCTGCTGCGATGGTTGCCGGCGTCGTTTTGCTCGCTTTTGCGCTCGCTTGCTCGTTCTTAATTCCGGATCCTAAGGCGGCGGATAAGTAA
- the rsmD gene encoding 16S rRNA (guanine(966)-N(2))-methyltransferase RsmD, translated as MHIIAGRFKSLPLTSAQSCTRPTTDRTKEAIFSRLDSWDVMHNARVLDLFAGTGALGVEALSRGARELVSVEANSQAAALILRTSKALQSSKAWDSALSMRVLRKRAEQFVADYSGEAFDLVFIDPPYAYETADCESLLASMIASGVVSVSADTLIVLERSVRSVLPTMPEGWELFDTRNYGETSVLFIQPSRD; from the coding sequence ATGCACATTATTGCTGGACGTTTTAAATCTTTGCCGCTTACTTCAGCGCAGTCGTGTACAAGACCTACTACAGATCGCACAAAAGAAGCGATATTTTCTAGGCTCGATTCGTGGGATGTTATGCACAATGCGCGCGTACTTGATCTATTTGCTGGCACGGGAGCACTCGGAGTTGAAGCGCTATCTCGTGGCGCGCGTGAGCTTGTTTCTGTTGAAGCAAATTCGCAAGCAGCTGCGCTTATACTTCGTACGTCGAAAGCGTTGCAGAGTTCAAAGGCTTGGGATTCTGCGCTTTCTATGAGGGTTCTTCGAAAGCGCGCGGAGCAGTTCGTTGCGGATTATAGTGGGGAAGCGTTTGACTTGGTTTTTATTGATCCGCCTTATGCTTACGAAACTGCGGATTGCGAAAGTTTATTGGCTTCGATGATTGCGAGCGGAGTTGTGAGCGTTTCTGCAGATACGTTGATTGTGTTGGAGCGTAGCGTGCGAAGTGTTTTGCCGACTATGCCTGAGGGCTGGGAGCTGTTTGATACGCGTAATTACGGAGAAACTTCCGTGTTGTTTATTCAGCCTTCTCGCGACTAA
- the trmD gene encoding tRNA (guanosine(37)-N1)-methyltransferase TrmD — translation MDIDIISVFPEYFRMLDLSLLGKAQNNGLLQIRAYNLRKWTHDVHQSVDDTPVGGGAGMVMKPEVWAECLDELLNLPKSEVKNTCDTCDSCDTCDSCEEAKIAPNKIDSTKPILIFPNPSAPLFTQKDATELSNANHLVFGCGRYEGYDARIPEYYRAQGIDVREYSIGDYVLNGGEVAVSVMLEAITRLIPGFMGNPESIVEESYTGSDALLEHHQYTRPTTWRGISVPEILTSGNHAKVDRFRRDEAISRTSEIRPDLIEKLDCHKIDKADRKTLMSLGWEVSGDHPRKNLL, via the coding sequence TTTCGCATGCTAGACCTAAGTTTGTTAGGCAAAGCGCAAAATAATGGTTTATTGCAAATTCGCGCATACAATTTACGCAAATGGACTCACGATGTGCATCAATCGGTTGATGACACGCCGGTTGGCGGTGGCGCTGGCATGGTTATGAAGCCTGAAGTTTGGGCGGAATGCTTAGACGAGCTGCTTAACTTGCCAAAATCTGAAGTAAAAAATACGTGTGATACGTGCGATAGTTGCGATACGTGTGATAGTTGCGAAGAAGCAAAAATCGCGCCTAATAAAATAGACTCAACTAAACCAATCCTTATATTCCCGAACCCTTCTGCCCCACTATTTACGCAAAAAGACGCAACGGAATTAAGCAACGCAAATCATTTGGTGTTTGGATGCGGCAGATACGAAGGCTACGACGCTAGGATTCCAGAATATTACCGCGCGCAAGGAATTGACGTACGCGAGTATTCAATTGGCGATTACGTGCTAAATGGCGGAGAAGTTGCAGTAAGCGTTATGCTTGAGGCAATTACACGCTTAATCCCTGGGTTTATGGGAAACCCTGAGTCGATTGTTGAAGAGTCGTACACAGGATCGGACGCACTCTTGGAACACCATCAATACACGCGTCCAACTACTTGGCGAGGTATAAGCGTTCCGGAAATACTCACTTCCGGAAATCACGCCAAAGTTGATCGTTTTCGTCGAGATGAAGCTATATCTCGCACAAGCGAAATTCGACCTGATTTGATTGAAAAATTGGACTGCCACAAGATAGATAAGGCGGATCGAAAAACACTTATGTCGCTCGGATGGGAAGTTTCTGGCGATCATCCGCGCAAAAACTTACTCTAG